One Polyangiaceae bacterium genomic window carries:
- a CDS encoding NrdH-redoxin — protein MRGAIVGLLVLLFVTFAVTTSGCSRKKKDDGTAPVVLTKELPALTIRDDTPNLLLTWMDEKGELHVELDVAGVPAEGRSLVRVVVSDREAGTKDAFYVVDLTTKGADGGYTAKTMSRRAWEGEVEKRRAAYIAKVAPPKPVASAASSGPQAPDRNDKPPTVASNVTAILYGASWCKPCHDAEKYLKSKGVRIVHKDIEEDRSAALEMREKLEKSGQRGGSIPVIDIRGQILVGYSPHAIDRALGTAL, from the coding sequence ATGAGGGGTGCCATCGTAGGACTCTTGGTGCTGCTATTCGTGACGTTCGCCGTGACGACGAGCGGGTGTTCTCGGAAGAAGAAGGACGACGGCACAGCTCCAGTTGTGCTCACGAAAGAGCTTCCAGCTCTGACGATCCGCGATGACACGCCAAACCTGCTGCTCACATGGATGGACGAAAAGGGCGAACTGCACGTGGAGCTCGACGTTGCGGGCGTCCCTGCGGAAGGCCGATCGCTCGTGCGTGTGGTCGTGAGTGATCGCGAAGCTGGAACGAAGGATGCGTTTTACGTCGTCGACTTGACGACCAAGGGTGCCGACGGCGGATACACGGCAAAGACGATGTCGCGGCGCGCGTGGGAGGGCGAAGTGGAGAAGCGCCGTGCGGCGTACATCGCCAAGGTTGCGCCGCCGAAGCCCGTTGCAAGTGCTGCGTCGAGTGGTCCTCAGGCGCCAGATCGTAATGACAAACCACCCACGGTGGCGTCGAACGTGACGGCGATCCTTTATGGCGCGTCGTGGTGCAAGCCCTGTCATGACGCTGAAAAATATTTGAAGTCAAAGGGAGTTCGGATCGTTCACAAGGACATCGAGGAGGACCGGTCTGCTGCGCTCGAGATGCGTGAGAAGCTCGAAAAATCCGGGCAGCGAGGCGGGAGCATTCCGGTCATCGACATTCGCGGTCAAATTCTCGTGGGATACAGCCCACATGCGATCGATCGCGCGCTGGGCACGGCGCTTTGA
- a CDS encoding serine hydroxymethyltransferase, whose translation MSSETKFEGHAPLSQVDPEIAELIDREARAEAETIRLIASENYVSRAVLEATGSVLTNKYSEGYPAKRYYEGQQQVDLVEELARSRMKQVFGADHVNVQPYSGSPANLAVYLAFVKPGETIMGLGLPAGGHLTHGWSVSITGKFFQSVAYGVRQSDHRIDIDQVRELARQHRPKLIWCGTTAYPRAIDFAAFRSIADEVGAILAADIAHIAGLVAGGAHASPIGIADVVTMTTHKTFRGPRGAAIMCKAEHAAAIDRAVFPGLQGGPHNHTTAAIAVAAREASQPSFKAYASNIVANAAALASALEARGFRLITGGTDNHLLLVDMTPKNIGGKPYAKALDRAGLVANYNSIPFDPRKPMDPSGVRLGTAAITSRGMGTKDMEQIAAWMAEVADHPADEALQSRIRGDVRDFCKAFPAPGILL comes from the coding sequence ATGTCGTCCGAAACGAAGTTCGAAGGTCACGCTCCGCTTTCCCAAGTCGATCCGGAAATTGCCGAGCTCATCGATCGCGAAGCGCGCGCCGAGGCGGAGACGATCCGCCTCATCGCGAGCGAAAACTACGTCTCGCGCGCGGTCCTCGAAGCAACCGGGTCTGTCCTGACGAACAAGTATTCCGAGGGGTACCCGGCCAAACGCTATTACGAGGGCCAACAGCAGGTGGACCTCGTCGAAGAGCTTGCGCGCAGTCGCATGAAGCAAGTCTTCGGCGCCGATCACGTCAACGTGCAGCCGTATTCGGGCAGCCCGGCAAACCTCGCCGTGTACCTCGCGTTCGTCAAACCAGGCGAAACGATCATGGGCCTTGGACTGCCTGCGGGCGGCCATCTGACGCATGGCTGGAGCGTCAGCATCACGGGGAAGTTTTTTCAGAGCGTCGCCTATGGCGTGCGCCAAAGCGATCATCGGATCGACATCGATCAGGTGCGCGAGCTCGCGCGGCAGCATCGGCCGAAGCTCATTTGGTGCGGCACGACGGCGTATCCGCGAGCGATCGACTTTGCAGCGTTTCGTTCGATTGCGGATGAAGTGGGCGCGATCTTGGCGGCGGACATCGCGCACATCGCGGGTCTCGTGGCGGGCGGTGCGCACGCGTCGCCGATTGGCATTGCGGACGTCGTGACGATGACGACGCACAAGACGTTCCGTGGGCCGCGAGGCGCCGCGATCATGTGCAAGGCCGAACATGCAGCAGCCATCGATCGAGCGGTTTTTCCTGGCCTGCAGGGCGGCCCGCACAACCACACGACCGCAGCCATCGCGGTTGCTGCGCGTGAAGCGTCACAACCCTCGTTCAAAGCGTATGCCTCGAACATCGTGGCGAATGCTGCTGCGCTTGCCAGTGCGCTCGAAGCTCGAGGCTTCCGGCTCATCACCGGAGGCACCGACAATCACCTGCTCCTCGTCGACATGACGCCGAAAAACATCGGCGGAAAGCCCTACGCGAAGGCGCTCGATCGAGCTGGCCTCGTCGCCAACTACAACTCGATTCCGTTCGATCCGCGCAAACCCATGGATCCATCGGGAGTTCGTCTCGGCACAGCGGCGATCACGTCACGAGGCATGGGGACGAAAGACATGGAGCAGATCGCGGCGTGGATGGCCGAAGTCGCCGATCATCCGGCCGACGAAGCGCTGCAGTCGCGAATTCGCGGCGACGTTCGCGACTTCTGCAAGGCATTTCCCGCCCCCGGCATTTTGCTTTGA
- a CDS encoding 2-oxo acid dehydrogenase subunit E2 codes for MIDVLMPQLGESVAEGTVTKWRVREGDIVAREQPLLDVATDKADTEVPAPAAGKIVKLAVAEGAIVPKGALICQIDETVTASSAPAKPAPAPAPAPAAPAAAPESAASLLTSPSTRKLAREEGVDLSQVQGTGERGRVTHDDVRRAAAPAPAPAAPAPAPVAAPAPVVELSQLVNAGGGFVPPIPGVGFGSYKVPPYTPRAGDEVVPFSRRRRITADHMVYSKVTAPHVVTVAEVDLHATSKLREQHKDRLKKEGVPLTFLSFICAATIRGLREYPHLNARVLENSFAVIKEINLGIAVDTPGGLIVPSIKNADQLSLRGLAAQIDAMATKARANKITADDLAGTTFSVSNPGTKGNLFGGAIISQPNVGILRMGEIKKRPVVVTRDGEDVIAIHPVMYMALSYDHRVVDGVLANSFLWRVADLLTRGEFEV; via the coding sequence ATGATCGACGTGCTCATGCCCCAGCTCGGCGAGAGCGTGGCCGAGGGAACCGTAACCAAGTGGCGGGTACGCGAAGGCGACATCGTGGCGCGCGAGCAGCCGCTGCTCGACGTAGCGACCGACAAAGCCGACACGGAAGTGCCTGCGCCTGCTGCAGGAAAAATCGTCAAACTGGCGGTGGCCGAAGGAGCGATTGTTCCGAAGGGCGCCTTGATTTGCCAGATCGACGAAACCGTGACGGCTTCATCGGCGCCTGCAAAGCCTGCCCCGGCCCCCGCACCTGCACCAGCCGCACCCGCGGCAGCGCCCGAGTCCGCAGCCTCGCTCCTGACGTCGCCTTCGACGCGTAAGCTTGCTCGAGAAGAAGGCGTCGATCTGTCGCAGGTACAAGGCACGGGCGAGCGCGGCCGCGTTACCCACGACGACGTACGTCGAGCCGCAGCTCCTGCTCCTGCACCGGCAGCGCCCGCGCCGGCACCCGTCGCAGCGCCTGCCCCAGTGGTCGAGCTTTCGCAACTCGTGAACGCTGGCGGCGGGTTTGTCCCGCCGATACCAGGTGTCGGGTTTGGCTCGTACAAGGTTCCCCCGTACACGCCGCGCGCGGGTGACGAGGTCGTTCCGTTCTCGCGCCGTCGCCGCATCACGGCCGACCACATGGTTTATTCGAAGGTCACGGCGCCCCATGTCGTGACGGTGGCCGAAGTCGACCTGCATGCGACGTCGAAGCTGCGCGAGCAACACAAGGACCGTCTGAAGAAGGAAGGCGTTCCGCTCACGTTCCTGTCGTTCATTTGTGCAGCAACGATTCGCGGGCTGCGCGAATACCCGCATCTGAACGCCCGCGTGCTCGAGAATTCGTTCGCGGTCATCAAAGAGATCAACCTGGGCATTGCGGTCGACACCCCAGGCGGGCTCATCGTGCCGAGCATCAAGAATGCCGATCAGCTCTCGCTACGCGGGCTGGCGGCGCAAATCGACGCGATGGCCACCAAGGCGCGCGCGAACAAGATCACGGCCGACGACCTCGCAGGAACGACGTTCTCCGTCAGCAACCCGGGCACCAAAGGCAACCTCTTTGGTGGTGCAATCATCTCACAGCCGAACGTGGGCATTTTGCGCATGGGTGAAATCAAAAAGCGCCCTGTCGTCGTCACGCGGGATGGCGAGGACGTCATTGCGATTCACCCCGTGATGTACATGGCGCTCTCGTACGATCACCGCGTCGTCGACGGCGTACTGGCAAACTCCTTCTTGTGGCGGGTCGCCGACCTGCTCACGCGTGGCGAGTTCGAGGTCTGA
- a CDS encoding HU family DNA-binding protein, producing MATKKAAASAGSKKSLSKSALVQAITEAAGEEITRKQVKSVIDSLVTVGHRELKKSGIFTLPGFAKFRVVKRPATKARQGINPFTKQPMTFPAKPASKSVRARPIKAIKDALA from the coding sequence ATGGCGACCAAGAAGGCTGCTGCTAGCGCCGGTTCGAAAAAGTCGTTGAGCAAGAGCGCTCTGGTTCAGGCGATCACCGAAGCTGCGGGCGAGGAAATTACTCGCAAGCAAGTCAAGAGCGTCATCGATTCGTTGGTCACGGTCGGGCACCGTGAATTGAAGAAGTCGGGCATCTTCACGTTGCCCGGTTTCGCAAAGTTCCGCGTCGTCAAGCGCCCGGCAACGAAGGCTCGTCAGGGGATCAATCCCTTCACGAAGCAGCCGATGACGTTCCCGGCCAAACCCGCGAGCAAATCGGTTCGCGCGCGCCCGATCAAGGCCATCAAAGACGCTCTCGCCTGA
- a CDS encoding ABC-F family ATP-binding cassette domain-containing protein yields MTVLQVADVGFGHGQNRLFQGVTFTLSRGERAALVAPNGAGKSTLLRLIARELVPDEGSIVVRRGARVAYARQSHELPKDGTVFDAFLSAFGDLHALRQELDRATRAAETGNPAALEELGVLTDRYHMAGGDELERRIRMLAEHLGFSDSDMTRPLSSLSGGERGRLYLGSSLAVEPDLVLLDEPTNHLDIETIAWLERYLAGLSSAMLVVSHDRALLDALCPITMELGQKTFRSYPLAYSAYAIARREDLERERELAARQEAFVAKTEDFIRRNIAGQKTKQAQSRRKMLDKLEVVERPEDVWARAEKVAFRFAQTPRSGDIVLDARGLGAERGGRKLFGGLDLLVRRGERIGIVGPNGTGKSTLLGILAGRRMDGDEGDVRRGTNLCDGYFDQHLGSLDPTKTAVEEVRSVRGDMNVDAARQYLARFRFYGDDTLRKVNGFSGGERSRLALAKLLLEPRNLLFLDEPTNHLDIPAAEILEEALTGFEGTVLLVSHDRRFLEAVTTRIVAFVPGGIEVLPVGYRVYEESARRNANAPEDDEDDPSALEGAAPGPEKRAVKRSASTVARSEVATQASQLDKKRSFEAAKAAARAMERKKKRIVELEDEIAAGEAELSKMREALKQDHGGDWAKLSRMAEDEQALARRVDAFVTEWTMLGEEIAAYDATGRTT; encoded by the coding sequence ATGACCGTCCTTCAGGTCGCCGACGTCGGTTTTGGTCATGGCCAGAACCGTCTTTTTCAAGGCGTTACATTCACATTGTCACGGGGCGAACGTGCCGCCCTCGTTGCCCCAAATGGCGCAGGAAAATCGACACTGCTGAGGCTCATCGCGCGCGAGCTCGTTCCGGACGAGGGGTCGATCGTCGTGCGCCGCGGAGCGCGCGTTGCGTACGCTCGGCAATCGCACGAGTTACCCAAAGACGGAACGGTTTTCGATGCCTTCTTGTCGGCCTTCGGGGACCTCCATGCGCTGAGGCAAGAGCTCGATCGTGCAACGCGCGCGGCGGAAACGGGCAACCCTGCGGCCCTCGAAGAGCTCGGCGTGCTGACGGATCGTTATCACATGGCCGGTGGCGACGAGCTCGAGCGGCGTATTCGAATGCTCGCCGAACATCTCGGCTTCAGCGATTCGGACATGACACGTCCGCTGTCGAGTTTGTCCGGGGGTGAGCGAGGTCGACTGTACTTGGGTTCGTCGCTCGCCGTCGAGCCGGACCTCGTTTTGCTCGACGAACCCACGAACCATCTCGACATCGAAACGATCGCGTGGCTAGAACGTTATCTAGCGGGTTTGTCCAGTGCGATGCTCGTCGTCTCGCACGATCGCGCCCTGCTCGATGCGCTCTGTCCCATCACCATGGAGCTCGGGCAAAAGACGTTTCGCAGCTATCCGCTCGCATATTCCGCCTATGCGATCGCCAGACGAGAGGACCTCGAACGCGAGCGTGAGCTTGCTGCGAGGCAGGAAGCATTCGTCGCGAAAACTGAAGATTTCATCCGCCGAAACATTGCAGGTCAAAAGACCAAGCAAGCGCAGAGCCGGCGCAAGATGCTGGACAAGCTCGAGGTCGTCGAGCGTCCGGAGGACGTTTGGGCTCGAGCGGAGAAGGTTGCGTTTCGGTTCGCCCAAACTCCGCGCAGTGGAGACATCGTGCTGGATGCCCGAGGACTTGGTGCCGAGCGAGGCGGGCGCAAGCTTTTCGGTGGTCTCGACTTGCTGGTTCGTCGCGGCGAACGCATCGGGATTGTCGGTCCAAACGGCACTGGAAAGTCGACGTTGCTCGGCATTTTGGCGGGCCGGCGGATGGACGGTGACGAGGGTGATGTTCGTCGCGGAACGAACCTTTGCGACGGGTATTTCGATCAGCATCTTGGATCGCTCGATCCGACGAAGACCGCCGTGGAAGAAGTGCGTAGCGTACGCGGCGACATGAACGTCGATGCGGCCAGGCAGTACCTTGCGCGTTTCCGCTTCTACGGCGACGACACCCTTCGCAAGGTGAATGGGTTTTCCGGGGGCGAGCGGAGTCGTTTGGCGCTCGCCAAATTGCTGCTCGAACCGCGCAACCTTTTGTTCCTGGACGAACCCACCAATCACCTCGACATTCCCGCCGCCGAAATCCTCGAAGAAGCACTGACGGGCTTCGAAGGCACGGTGCTGCTGGTTTCCCACGACCGGCGTTTTCTCGAAGCGGTCACGACGCGCATCGTGGCGTTTGTTCCGGGCGGCATCGAAGTGCTTCCGGTCGGCTATCGCGTGTACGAAGAAAGCGCGCGACGAAACGCGAACGCTCCGGAGGACGACGAGGATGATCCGAGTGCGCTGGAAGGTGCAGCTCCGGGGCCAGAAAAGCGGGCCGTGAAGCGAAGTGCATCGACGGTTGCGCGAAGTGAAGTCGCGACGCAAGCGTCACAGCTCGACAAGAAGCGTTCGTTCGAAGCGGCGAAGGCTGCGGCGCGAGCCATGGAGCGCAAGAAGAAGCGCATCGTGGAGCTCGAGGACGAGATCGCGGCGGGTGAGGCCGAGCTTTCCAAGATGCGCGAAGCGTTGAAGCAGGATCACGGTGGTGATTGGGCCAAGCTGTCGCGTATGGCGGAGGACGAGCAAGCGCTCGCGCGCCGCGTCGATGCATTCGTCACGGAGTGGACCATGCTTGGGGAAGAGATTGCGGCTTACGACGCGACGGGGAGAACGACATGA
- a CDS encoding response regulator — MAQRRQRVLIVDDEDGIVLALHRFLYQDNHRYDVLLAKNAEIGRQILRETPIDVLVTDVHLPGMSGMDLVCWAAVETPDTRAIVMTAFDVNTIRDKAHAVGCLKLIRKPFDLHELRAALLQAMEIRDSLLGSLSELSAVDVIQMLCLGRKTTALRIARGQSSGVILIQNGDIVHGIWDNIVGEDAVHEMIAVEDGVFNMAPFPPDFERTIYGDYQHILMEGVRKLDEKARGGSTDDDAAPRPSVRPGRISSAGSKDDWSFEPENFVAQKVQLPTNARMRLDNLAPAPPPLPRDMAPPPPPQDLPPPPPPPESPEEIAARKREREVASLMDQGFSALRAGNRDEARKFWKQALELDPGNRRIELNLKKLDQDPNKRY; from the coding sequence ATGGCCCAGCGTCGCCAGAGAGTGCTCATCGTCGACGACGAGGACGGGATCGTTCTTGCGCTGCATCGATTCCTTTATCAGGACAACCACCGCTACGACGTCCTACTCGCGAAAAACGCGGAGATCGGCCGTCAGATCCTGCGGGAAACGCCCATCGACGTGCTCGTGACGGACGTTCATCTCCCAGGCATGAGCGGCATGGATCTCGTCTGCTGGGCAGCCGTCGAAACGCCCGACACACGCGCCATCGTGATGACTGCATTCGACGTCAACACGATCCGCGACAAGGCGCATGCCGTCGGATGTCTCAAGCTCATTCGCAAGCCGTTCGACTTGCACGAGCTGCGAGCGGCGCTTTTGCAAGCGATGGAAATCCGCGACAGCTTGCTCGGGAGTTTGTCCGAGCTATCCGCTGTCGACGTCATCCAGATGCTGTGTCTCGGCCGCAAGACCACCGCGCTGCGCATCGCGCGAGGCCAAAGCTCCGGTGTGATCCTCATCCAGAACGGCGACATCGTGCACGGGATTTGGGACAACATCGTCGGTGAAGACGCCGTGCACGAGATGATCGCCGTCGAGGATGGCGTGTTCAACATGGCCCCCTTCCCGCCCGATTTCGAGCGCACGATTTACGGCGACTATCAGCACATCCTGATGGAAGGCGTGCGCAAGCTCGACGAGAAAGCACGCGGTGGGTCGACGGATGACGACGCGGCGCCGCGACCGTCGGTTCGTCCGGGCCGCATCTCATCGGCGGGCAGCAAGGATGATTGGAGTTTCGAACCCGAAAACTTCGTTGCGCAGAAGGTGCAGCTTCCGACCAACGCTCGCATGCGCCTCGACAACCTCGCTCCGGCGCCTCCGCCGTTGCCTCGAGACATGGCTCCTCCGCCGCCTCCGCAGGACCTGCCTCCTCCGCCGCCTCCACCCGAATCGCCCGAGGAGATTGCGGCGCGCAAGAGAGAGCGCGAGGTCGCATCGCTCATGGACCAGGGTTTCTCTGCGCTCAGAGCGGGCAATCGCGACGAAGCGCGCAAGTTCTGGAAGCAAGCTCTGGAGCTCGATCCAGGCAACCGACGCATCGAGCTCAACTTGAAGAAGCTCGATCAAGATCCCAACAAGCGGTACTAG
- a CDS encoding OmpA family protein — MNARLAFGGLLLLGIADLGLINFKLAPEYADQQAKLAMATASASSAKPTAPPQAATPKATAPPAPEPTPVPPATASATPEPQASATAEPQPSAEPTPPASAAAEPPAPAQPEPTVAPPPAETTPPPPPPPPPPPPSPEPVAAGETPGPVGDIIFDLDSVRLNAAAKTSLEGVVQHMKANPSLKVHIRGHSDQMGSREHNLELSRKRAASVENFLHGAGIPGSRITTEAMGGRKPVDPSNTPEAWARNRRVEIEWR, encoded by the coding sequence GTGAATGCTCGACTGGCCTTTGGCGGGCTTTTGCTTCTGGGGATTGCGGATCTCGGGCTGATCAACTTCAAGCTCGCGCCCGAATACGCCGACCAGCAGGCAAAGCTTGCCATGGCTACCGCGTCCGCAAGCTCGGCCAAGCCGACAGCACCTCCGCAGGCGGCAACGCCGAAGGCAACGGCGCCGCCGGCTCCGGAGCCAACGCCCGTGCCTCCTGCGACCGCGTCGGCAACGCCGGAGCCACAAGCTTCCGCCACCGCAGAACCCCAGCCGTCAGCAGAACCTACGCCGCCGGCATCAGCCGCGGCGGAACCACCGGCCCCTGCGCAGCCCGAACCGACAGTCGCTCCGCCACCAGCGGAAACGACACCGCCACCACCGCCGCCTCCGCCGCCACCTCCTCCGTCTCCGGAGCCGGTTGCAGCGGGAGAAACCCCCGGGCCTGTCGGCGACATCATTTTCGACCTGGATTCGGTGCGGCTCAACGCTGCAGCCAAAACCTCGCTCGAAGGCGTCGTGCAGCACATGAAAGCCAATCCCTCGCTGAAAGTCCACATCCGGGGACATTCGGATCAAATGGGATCGCGCGAACACAATCTGGAGCTCAGCAGAAAACGCGCGGCATCCGTGGAAAACTTCCTCCACGGCGCTGGTATACCTGGCTCTAGAATCACGACCGAAGCCATGGGTGGCCGTAAGCCTGTGGATCCCAGCAACACGCCAGAAGCTTGGGCTCGAAATCGGCGTGTCGAGATCGAGTGGCGGTAA